From Mya arenaria isolate MELC-2E11 chromosome 12, ASM2691426v1, the proteins below share one genomic window:
- the LOC128211953 gene encoding uncharacterized protein LOC128211953 — MRFVEGMNSFRESLAESPLPSFRLGSASIKLDMSDTSSDESLDFDAASTCTETEDGRLSRSLQSWMVGHTWSTVQPLEKPPREPIFSAKLGKERRVNNKKRVQIRTPQKGSKTPTADLIETNNKTNQLRRIPSDESIQTQLSLLTCSSLDNKTECLPNAQEKKRKKRRAASRASTTTDESGGVKSKWVVFATRRVGALNQLLRTQNAMANSYGVMYAGGEYEHESEAFRNLEKDEQTSLFTAGITRGLRYIDKTAMKKSDSLFDLLDLIEKKSEKAPLKRTLSANAKRPWGKLLDIADLKRERMNRLLAIEQERLRKEKETSRRSKRPSRKSSSSLLDVVSSSPSASHLGSVTSETPRSVQGSDYRTHSPSEMESRIEEENEEKVTVWKGDREILEIDLKREFTQRVKERITITRTALKRATGYGESNDRQETIGTIEEFPLHTDDDFAHKPRIIQKMRISPHLSGVIHDDIQVRMGRPRYHEIKETDLDQWNRGQALDRAHRNLKVFNWLHSIRNNNFATCRAPEIRELSDEEVEEPEHIEAADEPDVKPLYRAYEVNIL; from the coding sequence ATGAGGTTTGTTGAAGGAATGAACAGTTTCCGGGAGTCGTTAGCTGAGAGCCCATTACCTTCTTTTCGACTAGGGAGCGCTAGCATCAAGTTAGATATGAGCGACACATCGAGTGACGAGTCTTTAGATTTTGATGCTGCGTCTACTTGCACAGAGACGGAAGACGGACGTCTATCAAGGTCGCTACAGTCTTGGATGGTGGGCCATACTTGGTCGACTGTCCAACCGCTGGAAAAACCACCAAGGGAGCCGATATTTAGTGCAAAGCTTGGAAAGGAACGACGGGTTAATAACAAAAAGCGTGTTCAAATTAGGACACCACAAAAAGGATCTAAAACTCCAACCGCTGATCTCATTGAAACGAACAATAAAACTAACCAGTTGAGACGAATACCAAGTGATGAATCAATTCAAACCCAACTATCTCTGTTGACTTGTTCCTCTCTTGATAACAAGACAGAATGTCTGCCAAACGCACAAGAAAAGAAGCGTAAAAAGCGCCGCGCAGCTTCCAGGGCGTCAACGACTACAGACGAGAGTGGTGGTGTTAAATCTAAGTGGGTGGTGTTTGCTACACGACGAGTTGGTGCTTTAAACCAGTTACTAAGAACACAGAATGCCATGGCTAATAGCTACGGAGTAATGTACGCGGGTGGGGAGTACGAACATGAATCTGAAGCTTTCAGAAATCTAGAAAAAGACGAGCAGACCTCCCTTTTTACAGCTGGTATTACGAGAGGTCTTAGATATATCGACAAAACTGCAATGAAAAAAAGTGATAGTCTGTTTGATCTCCTTGATTTGATAGAGAAAAAATCCGAAAAAGCCCCATTAAAACGGACGTTGTCAGCAAACGCAAAACGACCATGGGGTAAACTGCTTGATATAGCTGATCTGAAGAGAGAGCGAATGAATCGTTTACTTGCTATTGAACAAGAACGACTAAGAAAGGAAAAGGAGACAAGCAGACGAAGTAAGAGACCTTCTCGTAAATCTTCATCTTCGCTACTAGATGTTGTGTCGTCGTCTCCGTCTGCAAGTCACTTGGGTTCAGTTACAAGTGAAACACCAAGGTCAGTGCAAGGATCGGACTATAGAACGCACTCACCTTCAGAGATGGAGAGTCGAATTGAGGAGGAAAACGAAGAAAAGGTTACTGTTTGGAAAGGGGACAGAGAGATCTTGGAAATAGATCTAAAGCGGGAATTTACACAGAGAGTGAAGGAGAGAATAACAATAACTCGGACCGCGTTAAAACGTGCCACTGGTTATGGTGAATCGAATGATAGACAAGAGACGATAGGAACAATTGAAGAATTTCCGCTTCATACTGATGATGATTTTGCTCATAAACCAAGAATTATTCAGAAAATGAGAATATCACCACATCTTAGTGGAGTAATACATGATGACATTCAAGTAAGAATGGGTAGACCTCGATACCACGAAATTAAAGAAACTGACCTTGATCAATGGAACAGAGGACAAGCCCTTGACCGGGCACATAGGAACCTGAAAGTGTTCAACTGGTTGCATAGTATCAGGAATAACAACTTTGCAACATGTAGAGCGCCTGAAATAAGGGAATTAAGCGATGAAGAGGTGGAGGAACCTGAACATATAGAAGCTGCTGACGAACCTGATGTTAAACCTCTCTATCGAGCGTACGAAGTTAATATACTGTAG
- the LOC128210740 gene encoding uncharacterized protein LOC128210740: protein MHTTWTLLVIQLLSYQALGFLFTNERSNQCPSLSAETAFIEYIDNVTMLIEIPKELELVQELTFHSGECNVNYHMAPVTLDVEDQEKGDISTQMLSYDKNVILPISPLIRTAKFAFDEPLYTERIKLRSSYPLGCVRVHVNGCGTSGMCRRETSPCGYNGICIGEQRCACTPPYVGRICNSKANDILIDDYSPILQMQKVVFTKAGKLQTYGNVTVVQDDSTGRRSRRTFGYFGGHHYYQMHGGSCMPQTSQSYPSSNFYGHHCSSSPYSVFHNSHNNGFSHSCNAIFGHSHDHQSGKRQEAVTEFWIY from the exons ATGCACACCACATGGACTTTGTTGGTGATTCAGCTCCTTTCGTACCAGGCGCTCGGATTCCTATTCACTAATG AAAGATCTAACCAATGTCCATCGCTATCTGCTGAAACAGCGTTTATAGAGTACATAGACAATGTCACGATGCTGATCGAAATTCCCAAAGAATTGGAATTAGTTCAAGAGCTCACTTTTCACTCGGGTGAATGTAATGTGAATTATCACATGGCCCCTGTCACTCTTGATGTCGAGGATCAAGAAAAGGGGGACATATCAACCCAGATGCTTTCCTATGACAAG AACGTCATCCTGCCGATTTCCCCTCTTATTCGGACGGCTAAGTTCGCCTTTGACGAGCCCCTGTACACGGAACGGATCAAGCTCAGATCGAGTTATCCGTTGGGATGTGTGCGGGTGCACGTAAATGGTTGTGGCACTAGTG GAATGTGTCGAAGGGAAACATCGCCATGTGGTTACAATGGGATTTGCATTGGCGAGCAACGATGTGCCTGTACACCACCTTACGTAGGAAGGATTTGTAATTCGAAAG CCAACGACATACTTATAGACGATTATTCGCCCATACTGCAAATGCAAAAGGTTGTGTTTACGAAAGCTGGCAAACTCCAAACGTATGGTAATGTAACAGTAGTGCAAGACGACAGCACTGGGCGACGATCCAGAAGAACTTTTGGTTATTTTGGTGGACACCATTATTACCAGATGCACGGAGGAAGCTGCATGCCTCAGACGAGTCAAAGTTATCCCAGCTCGAACTTCTACGGACACCATTGCTCAAGCAGCCCGTATTCCGTATTTCACAACTCTCACAATAATGGATTCTCACACAGCTGCAATGCAATATTCGGGCATTCACATGACCATCAATCAGGTAAAAGACAAGAAGCAGTAACTGAATTTTGGATATACTAG